In a genomic window of Bradyrhizobium ontarionense:
- a CDS encoding formylglycine-generating enzyme family protein codes for MRTDADVERAADDSSSSRDAIMVARPAVDVGQGTVAKPRIPEMVPIPGGAFSMGSNDDPSETPIHHVDIRPFALGRFPVTVGEWKDCVAAGKCADIALGPDDHPMANVSFQDTQDYVAWLSQHTGKAYRLPSEAEWEYAARGGRRTRFWWGDQMQAGMAGCGGCNESGAAQRVKVGSFRANPFSLFDMGGGVDQWVSDGWHKNYHGAPADNTPWLADGSHVHVIRSGSWKSEPRYVRAASRDNYDGRFRYPTLGFRVASSM; via the coding sequence GTGCGGACTGACGCAGACGTCGAGCGGGCGGCCGACGATTCGTCGTCGAGCCGTGATGCCATCATGGTCGCAAGGCCAGCGGTCGACGTCGGGCAGGGCACCGTCGCCAAACCACGCATTCCCGAAATGGTGCCGATCCCTGGCGGCGCCTTCAGCATGGGAAGCAACGATGATCCATCGGAGACACCGATCCACCATGTCGATATTCGACCGTTCGCGCTCGGACGCTTCCCGGTCACCGTCGGTGAATGGAAGGACTGCGTGGCTGCTGGAAAATGCGCGGACATCGCCTTGGGCCCTGACGACCATCCGATGGCCAATGTGAGTTTCCAGGATACCCAGGACTACGTTGCGTGGCTGTCGCAGCACACCGGCAAGGCGTATCGGCTTCCGAGCGAAGCAGAATGGGAATATGCCGCACGCGGCGGACGTCGAACCCGCTTTTGGTGGGGTGATCAGATGCAGGCCGGCATGGCGGGCTGCGGCGGATGCAACGAGTCCGGCGCGGCGCAACGCGTGAAGGTCGGCAGTTTTCGAGCCAACCCTTTCAGTCTCTTCGACATGGGTGGCGGGGTCGATCAATGGGTCTCGGACGGCTGGCACAAGAACTATCACGGCGCCCCGGCCGACAACACGCCATGGCTCGCCGACGGCAGCCATGTTCACGTCATCCGATCGGGTTCGTGGAAGAGCGAGCCGCGATATGTGCGAGCGGCCAGCCGCGACAATTATGACGGTCGCTTCAGATATCCGACGCTCGGATTTCGAGTGGCATCATCGATGTAG
- a CDS encoding DUF4399 domain-containing protein, with protein MAFAAPLLLQAHPSLGEGTKAPKGAYVYIISPSDGDTVKRGFRCRFGLRNMSVTHAGDNFPGSGHHHLLIDTNKPIEAGQPIPHDKNHIHYAGGETEAVVELPPGKHTLQLALGDANHLSFDPPVVSEKIVITVVSKSGESRQDSHSTDKTGAKSRERPRMAGSRESRTEAVPSAAAPSQGTDFLKRLISPRK; from the coding sequence ATGGCGTTCGCCGCGCCGTTGCTTCTCCAGGCTCATCCCTCCTTGGGAGAAGGCACAAAAGCGCCGAAGGGCGCCTATGTCTACATCATCTCGCCAAGCGACGGCGACACGGTCAAGCGCGGGTTCCGCTGTCGGTTCGGCTTGCGCAACATGTCGGTCACCCATGCAGGTGACAACTTTCCTGGCAGTGGTCATCATCATCTGCTCATCGACACAAACAAGCCGATCGAGGCCGGTCAGCCGATTCCACACGACAAGAATCACATTCACTACGCCGGGGGAGAGACCGAGGCCGTCGTCGAGTTGCCGCCGGGGAAGCATACGCTGCAACTTGCGCTCGGCGATGCCAACCATCTCAGCTTCGATCCTCCTGTCGTCTCCGAGAAGATCGTGATCACTGTCGTATCGAAATCCGGAGAGAGTCGTCAGGACTCCCACTCGACGGACAAGACAGGTGCGAAGAGCCGCGAACGACCACGCATGGCCGGATCGCGCGAGAGCAGGACCGAAGCGGTGCCGAGTGCTGCGGCGCCGTCGCAGGGAACCGATTTCTTAAAACGCCTTATCAGCCCGCGGAAGTAG
- a CDS encoding trypsin-like serine peptidase translates to MQIKIASTISIVVALLTPLGHKTLEPTAAALYLEEHRRPMTSDDYRRYPGAGVLFCRDEAKLFKKAATAWLIGARSLVMMNAHNFRNREGNETRSVNDCYLQISGRNYDFDGDLELGIPSDGKALHITDDWALAHLAHPVEVTVNPQPAPTISTLPTGDLIVTVTMVSPAGHGNYNGSTSIEPCRIHQVDPPTEGGIRRARHDCNDGYGGSGSGLFDKGGHLVAMQSASLDMNRRLAFDRELHYGSALLIEGELRDAIMRNLEKTP, encoded by the coding sequence ATGCAAATCAAAATCGCTTCGACAATCAGCATCGTCGTCGCCTTGTTGACACCGTTAGGCCACAAGACGCTCGAACCGACAGCGGCAGCCCTCTATCTAGAGGAACATCGCCGGCCGATGACGAGCGACGACTACCGTCGATATCCGGGGGCCGGTGTGCTGTTTTGTCGTGATGAGGCGAAGCTGTTCAAGAAGGCCGCCACGGCTTGGCTGATCGGCGCTCGATCGTTGGTGATGATGAACGCACACAATTTCCGCAATCGCGAAGGGAACGAAACTCGATCCGTCAATGACTGCTATCTTCAGATCAGCGGCAGGAATTACGATTTCGACGGAGATTTGGAGCTTGGCATTCCCAGTGACGGCAAGGCCTTGCATATTACCGACGATTGGGCCCTGGCGCACCTTGCGCATCCCGTCGAGGTGACCGTCAATCCGCAGCCTGCCCCGACAATATCGACACTTCCGACCGGCGATCTCATCGTGACGGTGACGATGGTCTCGCCAGCGGGCCACGGGAACTACAATGGTTCGACCAGCATCGAGCCGTGCCGCATTCACCAGGTCGACCCTCCGACGGAAGGCGGGATCCGTAGGGCGCGGCACGATTGCAACGATGGCTACGGCGGATCCGGCTCGGGCCTGTTCGACAAAGGCGGTCATCTGGTCGCGATGCAGAGCGCTTCACTGGACATGAACCGGCGGCTCGCCTTTGATCGAGAGCTGCACTACGGCTCCGCTCTCCTGATCGAGGGCGAGCTCCGTGATGCGATCATGAGGAACCTCGAAAAGACGCCATGA
- a CDS encoding S8 family serine peptidase: MLPDPGSDLLVSSKESNSAADTSTRTSAFATTASTEAPPTDDLFDDQWHFGFLGDIQKIWEEFTGAGVHVGIYDDGIQTVHPDLAPNYDAGLEVTVGGEHLDASLPITTSLGGAHGTAVAGLIAAARDGFGTVGVAYGSSITGVPIFSGTANINGNFAGFLEALSQAGKFDIISNSWGAQPIFYQAANASNAQIVAGFMAAVESGRGGLGTIITKAAGNDDLNANGDAADTSRATIVVGAYDATGDAAWYSNFGANLLVSAPSSGDRRGFLDPADVHIDPGLVTTDLLGDLGYNMSGDLIVPSDYTNQFGGTSGATPIVSGIVALMLDANADLGWRDVQNILAYSAREIGSGIGGQPTASEDNSWFYNGANNWNGGGLHFSEDYGFGAVDAYNAVRMAEVWSLFAAPQVSANETSVSSTFSAGAAISDLTSTDIQFDFSGKDFDVEFVNIDIDIAHSASTASVVIDIFGGIEGIGSKYLADLSMSLISPDGTVVELADFNRDFIFDDATGGVHLSLGANAFRGEDVNGIWTLRITDSWFGNEAGRLNAATVTLHGRDDAAGGNDLSNDVYHYTNEVLSTLANQSSRQTLSDDGGNADWLDMAAMTGNLIVSLVSGDTSSVDGQAFLTFAADTAIENAVTGDGNDVITGNQLDNKLCGMRGNDMLIGGDGSDTLSGGAGSDVLEGDQGADHFLFDRALDATANLDIIVDFSHHEDTIWLDSSIFAGLDLGTLSIDVFYVVGQGSLTALDRILYDASTGALFFDADGSGSAAAVQFARLSDAPSDLSADDIAVVSSSPQAIVAADDRTVEAPPTVTTAPADRQGAGTVMGTSASETLRGDAGDNEIYGLGGDDIIFTGPGNNFVDGGAGIDTIIGGDGNDTLIGGGAYPLLGDSIAGGGGNDLLIGSDDQTNDEAWKYLGARGDYLNGGTGNDKLYGLSGDDLLVGGDGNDLLVGGSGSDDLIGGDGDDRLLPGSGDVDYVTGGAGLDTLVLAGKEAEYCIYMLDTLTPAFHDQTVYFERIVNGVAERTGMKYDDIEQIAFADHTRALSRPVVDVIQNGYFQQSYDPIERQYDGYEIGSVIDWADDVTIADLGAEHGKRDMLQTVGIEHTYGTVDISSDALTLLELTWLGRYTPNGNALNQEMTETVTVHAAAGTRELTLMTFGMNMGADAKIIDDTATSVRLVSDPVGSGLLADKWNGAAVNDFNLSFASATSLTFLHVNGGAIKWYVPNVTTITAPFTGFSPVEHLSQLGQFGILTIETPLDDSRLATAGGDAGYSFSGGMGSEQIRFGNLGDVNMSNDGTQGEDAGTNAGRGLRGSINLGAGDDEARILGSGAFQDGGTLDGGVSEFTPIGSPPIQTEVAGDTLRMTFAVAAAIGDISGRIQNFETLQLDATSLTNQVVDVAHFDSLAKLRFTGGTHADVDNSVIGVVDHSDVTIRSVSDPVQSVDGLGGFLFTTYGNDFGTLHLDLAGDSANDTITLHFIGLATDGEDQGTIHIVDAETVNITTDSRDATYHDAPFDPNIDIPPLSSAPTDALAQILDLDATTTLKISGNTGWDLTVDGTDIGALRTLDASGVTGEGAVGSVKAIAQTSEAVVFTGGMGNDELTGNVGDDTLAGGAGGNDTLDGGAGTDTAVFTGTIADYAITINDRVVSVTNLHDGTVDTVTNVELFQFADGTLTDRDIGLPPPNQPPTELSLANAVTEIAENSATDERIKIADIVVTDDGHGTNTLGLAGSDSGLFEIDGNALYLKAGTVLDFESGKTQLDVTVTVDDAAAAGSPDASIAVSIAITDVNEAPTDIALGGTAVAENAVAATVIGMLSASDPDANDVQSFELTDDAGGRFAIVDDKLVVADGAVLDFETNGSHEVSVKVTDSGGLSTDRTFSIDVTDVNEAASVSLAPVLSSIAENTPIDAPLKVADIILRDPDTASGFRQNTLALAGSNASAFEILTVAGVTGLYLKAGAQLDYEQMHGLDVSVVVDDASIPGGPEGTVSYHLAITDVAETPVIRGTPGNDTLVGTDGNDLFDGAGGRDTFIGHRGDDIYLVDSANDKVIERWHEGTDTVESSAINYTLGHNVENLVLLDGARNGNGNSESNAITGNADDNRLDGRGGDDIIEGGGGNDDLRGGAGIDTVSYEHATSAVSVSLAISCAQDTGTSTGIDTLRGFENLKGSSFDDHLEGDRNANVIEGGAGNDVIDGGRGNDTLTGGDGADAFVFSSPLSSGCRWTPWGPGRDEWSHHGAENHDTITDFSVADDTIWLDHQIFAALRGHEGQALSASEFRVGSKALDGDDHIIYNAETGMLIYDANGNKAGGAIEIAILSKGLAMTNEDFLIV; the protein is encoded by the coding sequence GTGCTTCCTGACCCGGGCAGCGATCTGCTCGTTTCCAGCAAGGAGAGCAACAGCGCCGCTGACACCAGTACCCGCACGAGCGCTTTCGCCACGACGGCCTCCACCGAAGCGCCGCCCACGGATGATCTGTTCGACGACCAGTGGCATTTCGGGTTTCTCGGCGACATTCAGAAGATCTGGGAGGAGTTCACGGGGGCCGGTGTTCATGTCGGCATCTACGACGACGGCATTCAAACGGTGCATCCCGATCTCGCGCCGAACTATGACGCCGGCCTGGAAGTCACCGTCGGCGGCGAGCACCTCGATGCCAGCCTCCCCATCACGACCAGCCTCGGCGGCGCGCACGGCACCGCCGTCGCCGGGTTGATCGCCGCCGCGCGTGACGGCTTCGGCACGGTCGGCGTCGCCTATGGCAGCAGCATCACCGGAGTCCCGATCTTCAGCGGCACCGCCAATATCAACGGCAACTTCGCAGGCTTCCTGGAGGCGCTCAGCCAGGCAGGCAAGTTCGACATCATTTCCAACAGCTGGGGCGCTCAGCCGATCTTCTACCAGGCGGCCAATGCATCGAACGCGCAGATCGTGGCGGGCTTCATGGCCGCGGTCGAGTCCGGCCGCGGCGGCCTCGGCACGATCATCACCAAGGCCGCGGGGAATGACGATCTCAATGCCAATGGCGACGCCGCGGATACGTCCCGCGCGACCATCGTGGTCGGCGCCTATGACGCGACCGGAGATGCAGCCTGGTATTCGAACTTCGGCGCCAACCTGCTGGTCTCCGCGCCGTCGAGCGGCGATCGCCGCGGCTTCCTCGACCCGGCCGACGTGCATATCGATCCGGGGCTCGTGACGACCGATCTGCTGGGCGATCTCGGCTATAACATGAGCGGTGACCTGATCGTCCCGTCCGACTATACTAACCAGTTCGGCGGCACCTCCGGTGCGACGCCGATCGTCTCCGGCATCGTCGCCCTGATGCTCGACGCCAACGCAGATCTCGGCTGGCGCGACGTCCAGAACATCCTCGCCTATTCAGCGCGGGAGATCGGCAGCGGCATCGGCGGCCAACCCACCGCGTCGGAAGACAATAGCTGGTTCTATAACGGCGCCAACAACTGGAACGGCGGCGGCCTGCACTTTTCGGAAGATTATGGCTTTGGCGCGGTCGATGCCTACAACGCAGTGCGCATGGCCGAGGTGTGGAGCCTGTTCGCGGCCCCGCAGGTCAGCGCCAACGAGACCTCGGTGTCGTCGACGTTCTCCGCCGGCGCCGCCATCAGTGATCTGACCAGCACGGACATCCAGTTCGATTTCTCGGGCAAGGATTTCGACGTCGAATTCGTCAACATCGACATCGACATTGCCCATAGCGCGTCGACAGCCTCGGTCGTCATCGACATCTTCGGCGGCATCGAAGGCATCGGCTCGAAATATCTCGCTGATCTCAGCATGTCGTTGATCTCGCCGGATGGCACTGTCGTCGAACTCGCCGACTTCAACCGGGATTTCATCTTCGACGACGCAACCGGCGGCGTACACCTCAGCCTTGGCGCCAACGCCTTCCGCGGGGAGGACGTCAACGGCATCTGGACCCTGCGCATCACCGATTCCTGGTTCGGCAACGAGGCCGGGCGTCTCAACGCCGCCACCGTCACGCTGCACGGGCGCGACGACGCAGCCGGCGGCAACGACCTCTCGAACGATGTCTACCACTACACCAACGAGGTCTTGTCCACGCTGGCCAACCAGAGCTCCCGCCAGACGTTGAGCGACGACGGCGGCAACGCCGACTGGCTCGACATGGCCGCCATGACCGGCAACCTGATCGTCTCGCTCGTCAGCGGCGACACCTCGAGCGTCGACGGTCAGGCGTTCCTGACCTTCGCCGCCGACACCGCGATCGAGAACGCGGTCACAGGCGATGGCAACGACGTCATCACCGGCAATCAGCTCGACAACAAGCTGTGCGGCATGCGCGGCAACGACATGCTGATCGGCGGCGACGGCAGCGATACCCTGTCCGGGGGCGCCGGCAGCGACGTTCTCGAGGGCGACCAGGGAGCGGATCATTTCCTGTTCGATCGCGCGCTCGATGCGACGGCCAACCTCGATATCATCGTCGACTTCTCGCATCACGAGGATACGATCTGGCTCGACTCGTCGATCTTCGCCGGCCTCGATCTCGGAACGCTCAGCATCGACGTGTTCTATGTCGTCGGCCAAGGCTCGCTGACGGCGCTTGACCGCATTCTGTATGACGCGAGCACCGGGGCTCTCTTCTTCGACGCCGATGGCAGCGGCAGCGCCGCCGCCGTGCAGTTTGCGCGGCTGTCCGATGCGCCTTCGGACCTGTCGGCCGACGACATTGCCGTCGTCTCCTCTTCGCCCCAGGCGATCGTCGCAGCCGACGATCGGACCGTCGAGGCGCCGCCGACCGTCACAACCGCGCCGGCAGACCGTCAGGGGGCGGGCACGGTCATGGGGACCTCGGCAAGCGAGACCCTGCGGGGCGATGCCGGCGACAACGAAATCTACGGGCTCGGCGGCGACGACATCATCTTCACCGGGCCAGGCAACAATTTCGTCGACGGCGGTGCGGGTATCGACACGATCATCGGCGGCGACGGCAACGACACGCTGATCGGTGGCGGGGCGTACCCGTTGCTGGGCGATTCGATCGCCGGCGGCGGCGGCAACGACCTGCTCATCGGCAGCGACGATCAGACCAATGACGAGGCCTGGAAGTATCTCGGAGCTCGTGGCGACTACCTCAATGGCGGCACCGGCAACGACAAGCTCTATGGCCTGAGCGGTGACGACCTGCTGGTCGGCGGCGATGGAAACGATCTGCTCGTCGGCGGCTCCGGTAGCGATGACCTGATCGGCGGCGACGGCGACGACCGCCTGCTGCCCGGCAGCGGCGACGTAGACTACGTCACCGGCGGCGCCGGCCTCGACACGCTGGTGCTTGCCGGCAAGGAGGCGGAGTATTGCATCTACATGCTCGATACGCTGACCCCGGCGTTCCATGACCAGACCGTCTACTTCGAACGGATCGTCAACGGCGTGGCCGAGCGGACCGGAATGAAGTACGACGATATCGAGCAGATCGCGTTCGCCGATCATACGAGGGCGCTCTCGCGCCCCGTCGTCGACGTCATCCAGAACGGCTATTTCCAGCAATCCTACGATCCGATCGAGCGTCAATATGACGGCTACGAGATCGGCTCCGTCATCGACTGGGCCGACGACGTCACCATCGCGGATCTCGGAGCCGAGCATGGCAAGCGCGACATGCTGCAGACGGTCGGCATCGAGCACACCTATGGCACGGTCGACATCTCCAGCGATGCCCTGACCCTGCTCGAGCTGACCTGGCTCGGCAGATACACGCCGAATGGAAATGCGCTCAACCAGGAGATGACCGAGACCGTGACGGTTCACGCCGCCGCGGGTACGCGCGAATTGACGTTGATGACGTTCGGCATGAACATGGGAGCCGACGCCAAGATCATCGACGACACAGCGACCAGTGTCCGTCTGGTGTCGGACCCCGTCGGCTCCGGCCTGCTGGCCGACAAATGGAACGGCGCAGCGGTCAACGACTTCAATCTGTCGTTTGCGTCGGCCACATCGTTGACGTTCCTGCACGTGAACGGCGGCGCGATCAAATGGTACGTTCCGAACGTCACGACGATTACGGCGCCCTTCACCGGTTTCAGCCCGGTCGAGCATCTGTCACAGCTCGGTCAGTTCGGCATTCTCACCATCGAGACGCCATTGGACGACAGCCGGCTGGCGACGGCGGGCGGTGACGCCGGCTACTCCTTCTCCGGCGGCATGGGCAGCGAACAGATCCGCTTCGGCAATCTCGGCGACGTCAACATGTCCAATGACGGCACGCAGGGCGAGGACGCCGGCACGAATGCCGGGCGCGGACTGCGCGGCAGCATCAACCTTGGCGCCGGGGATGACGAGGCGCGCATTCTGGGAAGCGGCGCATTCCAGGATGGCGGCACGCTCGATGGGGGCGTATCGGAATTCACGCCAATCGGCTCGCCTCCCATTCAAACCGAAGTAGCCGGCGATACGCTACGGATGACCTTTGCCGTTGCCGCCGCGATCGGTGACATCAGCGGGCGCATCCAGAACTTCGAGACCCTTCAGCTCGACGCGACATCGCTCACCAACCAGGTTGTCGACGTCGCCCATTTCGACAGTCTCGCCAAGCTGCGCTTTACCGGAGGGACCCATGCCGATGTCGACAACTCGGTCATCGGCGTCGTCGACCATTCCGACGTGACCATCCGCTCGGTGTCCGATCCCGTTCAGTCCGTCGACGGCCTCGGCGGCTTCCTGTTCACGACCTATGGGAACGATTTCGGCACGCTTCATCTTGATCTCGCTGGGGATTCTGCCAACGATACGATCACCCTGCATTTCATCGGGCTCGCAACGGATGGCGAGGACCAGGGCACGATCCACATCGTCGACGCAGAGACGGTCAACATCACGACGGACTCGCGCGATGCGACTTATCATGACGCCCCCTTCGATCCGAACATCGACATCCCGCCCCTGTCGTCCGCGCCGACGGACGCGCTTGCGCAGATCCTCGACCTCGATGCAACGACGACATTGAAGATCTCTGGCAATACCGGCTGGGATCTCACGGTCGATGGCACGGATATCGGCGCGCTGCGCACCCTCGATGCATCGGGCGTCACCGGCGAGGGCGCGGTCGGTTCCGTGAAGGCGATCGCGCAGACCAGCGAAGCCGTCGTCTTCACCGGCGGCATGGGCAATGACGAGCTCACCGGCAATGTCGGCGACGACACGCTCGCCGGCGGAGCCGGCGGCAACGACACGCTCGATGGCGGCGCGGGCACGGATACAGCCGTGTTCACCGGCACCATCGCGGATTATGCCATCACCATCAACGACCGCGTGGTCAGCGTGACGAACCTGCATGACGGCACGGTGGACACCGTCACCAATGTCGAGCTGTTCCAGTTCGCTGACGGCACACTGACCGACCGGGACATCGGGCTGCCGCCGCCCAATCAGCCGCCGACCGAACTATCGCTCGCGAACGCCGTGACCGAGATCGCCGAGAACAGCGCGACCGACGAGCGGATCAAGATCGCCGACATCGTGGTGACGGACGACGGCCATGGCACGAACACGCTCGGCCTCGCCGGCAGTGACAGCGGCCTGTTCGAGATCGACGGCAACGCGCTCTACCTGAAGGCCGGTACGGTGCTCGATTTCGAGAGTGGCAAGACGCAGCTCGACGTGACTGTCACGGTCGACGACGCGGCCGCCGCCGGCTCGCCCGACGCCAGCATAGCTGTCTCCATCGCGATCACCGATGTCAACGAGGCTCCGACCGACATCGCGCTCGGCGGCACAGCAGTCGCAGAGAATGCGGTTGCGGCCACAGTCATCGGCATGCTGTCGGCATCCGATCCCGACGCGAACGATGTCCAGAGCTTCGAACTGACCGACGACGCAGGCGGGCGCTTTGCAATCGTCGACGACAAGCTCGTGGTGGCAGACGGTGCCGTCCTCGATTTCGAGACCAATGGCTCGCACGAGGTGAGCGTCAAGGTCACGGATTCGGGGGGCCTCAGCACCGACAGGACCTTCTCGATTGATGTCACTGACGTGAACGAGGCAGCCTCGGTGTCACTCGCGCCCGTGCTGTCCTCGATCGCGGAAAACACGCCCATTGACGCCCCTCTGAAGGTTGCCGACATCATCCTGCGCGATCCGGATACGGCGAGCGGCTTCCGGCAGAACACCCTTGCGCTCGCCGGCAGCAATGCCAGTGCGTTCGAGATCCTCACCGTCGCGGGCGTCACCGGGCTCTATCTCAAGGCCGGCGCGCAACTCGACTACGAGCAGATGCACGGCCTGGACGTCTCGGTCGTGGTTGACGACGCCTCGATCCCGGGGGGACCGGAGGGGACCGTATCCTATCATCTCGCCATCACCGACGTAGCCGAGACGCCTGTCATCCGAGGCACCCCCGGCAATGATACGCTCGTGGGCACCGACGGCAACGATCTGTTCGACGGCGCCGGCGGACGAGACACCTTCATCGGTCATCGCGGCGACGACATCTATCTCGTCGACAGCGCGAACGACAAGGTGATCGAGCGTTGGCACGAGGGGACCGACACGGTCGAGAGCTCGGCCATCAACTATACGCTCGGACACAATGTCGAGAACCTCGTGCTGCTCGATGGCGCCAGAAACGGCAATGGCAACTCCGAATCCAACGCCATCACCGGCAACGCTGATGACAACCGGCTCGACGGACGCGGCGGTGACGACATCATCGAAGGCGGCGGCGGCAATGACGATTTGCGCGGAGGCGCCGGCATCGACACCGTGTCCTACGAGCATGCCACGTCGGCCGTTTCCGTGAGTCTCGCTATTTCATGCGCGCAGGACACGGGGACGTCGACCGGCATCGATACGCTTCGGGGTTTTGAGAATCTCAAGGGCTCCTCCTTCGACGACCACCTCGAGGGCGACCGCAACGCCAACGTCATCGAAGGCGGCGCAGGCAACGACGTGATCGATGGTGGCAGGGGCAATGACACGCTCACGGGCGGCGACGGCGCGGATGCCTTCGTGTTCAGCTCACCGCTGTCGTCCGGCTGCCGCTGGACCCCATGGGGGCCTGGCAGGGATGAGTGGAGCCATCACGGCGCGGAGAACCACGACACGATCACGGACTTTTCCGTCGCCGACGACACGATCTGGCTCGATCACCAGATCTTCGCGGCGCTGCGCGGTCACGAGGGCCAGGCGCTGTCGGCCTCCGAATTCCGCGTTGGATCGAAGGCGCTCGATGGCGATGACCACATCATCTACAACGCGGAGACCGGCATGCTGATCTACGACGCCAATGGCAACAAGGCCGGCGGCGCGATCGAGATCGCGATCCTCTCCAAAGGCCTCGCCATGACCAACGAGGATTTCCTCATCGTCTAG
- a CDS encoding toxin-activating lysine-acyltransferase → MLFGKKIASDEATASQAAGDPVRATPAAGTAAAGDTAAATAGANEALSPEDLKKRMIASKQMAAAFGEIVTLLMRSPGDKHQSLADLEWLVVPAVVRGQYALAEARSKDTGATVPVGAVLWALVSKEVDERLSDPSHPLRLKPDEWRSGDIPWIMHAAGDVKVLAGLVRSLPQAALRDRQPKMRVRGADGKISVGHLDIKKKTAVDTAASGPHRDLVDA, encoded by the coding sequence ATGTTGTTCGGAAAGAAAATCGCCTCGGACGAGGCGACCGCTTCACAGGCCGCTGGCGACCCGGTCCGTGCCACGCCAGCCGCAGGCACCGCGGCTGCAGGCGATACGGCCGCTGCCACAGCAGGAGCCAATGAAGCGTTGAGTCCCGAGGACCTCAAGAAGCGCATGATCGCTTCGAAGCAGATGGCGGCTGCGTTCGGCGAGATCGTGACGCTTCTGATGCGCTCGCCCGGCGACAAGCATCAGTCGCTGGCTGACCTCGAATGGCTGGTGGTTCCCGCGGTCGTGCGCGGCCAGTACGCGCTCGCAGAGGCGCGTTCGAAGGACACCGGCGCGACCGTCCCCGTCGGCGCCGTGCTGTGGGCGCTGGTCTCCAAGGAGGTCGACGAACGTCTGTCCGATCCCTCGCATCCGCTGCGGCTGAAGCCGGACGAGTGGCGCTCAGGCGACATCCCGTGGATCATGCACGCAGCCGGTGACGTGAAGGTTCTCGCCGGTCTCGTCAGGAGCCTGCCGCAGGCTGCTCTCAGAGACCGTCAGCCGAAGATGCGGGTGCGCGGCGCGGACGGCAAGATCTCCGTCGGCCATCTCGACATCAAGAAGAAGACCGCGGTCGACACCGCGGCGTCGGGGCCCCATCGGGATCTCGTCGATGCGTGA